The Polymorphobacter megasporae genome window below encodes:
- the ychF gene encoding redox-regulated ATPase YchF has product MGFRCGIVGLPNVGKSTLFNALTETASAAAANYPFCTIEPNVGNVPVPDPRLDAIAKIAGSAKIIETQLGFTDIAGLVRGASKGEGLGNQFLGNIRETDAIVHVLRCFVDDDVTHVEGRIDPVADAETVETELMLSDLESLEKRVPAFIKKATQGDKEAKIAASILGVALDLLREGKPARLAVPKDEEEERVLAQAQLLTAKPVLYVCNVEEASAAGGNALSAAVAKMAAASGAASVVISAAIESEIAQMDPADRPDFLSELGLTETGLARVVRAGYDLLALLTYFTAGPKETRAWTIPAGTKAPQAAGVIHGDFERGFIRAETIAYDDFVRLGGEAGARDAGKLRSEGKEYVVADGDILNFRFNV; this is encoded by the coding sequence ATGGGTTTCCGCTGCGGTATCGTCGGGCTGCCGAACGTCGGCAAGTCGACCCTGTTCAACGCGCTGACCGAGACCGCGAGCGCGGCGGCGGCGAATTATCCATTCTGCACGATCGAGCCGAACGTCGGCAACGTCCCCGTCCCCGACCCGCGCCTCGACGCGATCGCCAAGATCGCCGGCAGCGCCAAGATCATCGAAACCCAGCTCGGCTTCACCGACATCGCCGGGCTCGTCCGCGGCGCGTCGAAGGGCGAAGGCCTCGGCAACCAGTTCCTCGGCAATATTCGCGAGACCGACGCGATCGTCCACGTCCTGCGCTGCTTTGTCGACGACGACGTCACCCATGTCGAAGGCCGGATCGATCCCGTCGCCGATGCCGAGACCGTCGAGACCGAGCTGATGCTCAGCGACCTCGAATCGCTCGAGAAGCGCGTTCCCGCTTTCATCAAGAAGGCGACGCAGGGCGACAAGGAAGCGAAGATCGCGGCGAGCATCCTCGGTGTCGCGCTCGACCTGCTGCGTGAAGGCAAGCCCGCGCGGCTGGCGGTGCCGAAAGACGAGGAGGAGGAGCGCGTGCTGGCGCAGGCGCAATTGTTGACTGCGAAGCCGGTGCTGTACGTCTGCAACGTCGAGGAAGCGTCGGCGGCAGGCGGCAACGCGCTGTCGGCGGCAGTCGCCAAGATGGCGGCGGCGAGCGGAGCGGCGTCGGTCGTCATCTCGGCGGCGATCGAGTCCGAAATCGCGCAGATGGACCCCGCCGACCGCCCCGACTTCCTCAGCGAACTCGGGCTGACAGAGACCGGCCTCGCCCGCGTCGTCCGCGCCGGCTACGACCTGCTCGCGCTGCTGACCTATTTCACCGCCGGACCGAAGGAGACGCGCGCGTGGACGATCCCCGCTGGGACCAAGGCCCCGCAGGCGGCGGGCGTCATCCACGGCGACTTCGAGCGCGGCTTCATCCGTGCCGAGACGATCGCCTATGACGATTTCGTTCGCCTCGGCGGCGAAGCGGGCGCGCGCGATGCCGGAAAATTGCGCTCGGAGGGCAAGGAATATGTCGTCGCCGACGGCGATATCCTCAATTTCCGGTTCAACGTCTAA
- a CDS encoding TMEM175 family protein has protein sequence MRSDRLLALTDGVIAVIITIMVLELKPPEGTDPAALGHLALIFLSYALSFIYVAIYWNNHHHFFHLAPRVDSAILWANFNLLFWLSLIPFATAWTGEHPFAPVPTAVYGAALGMTALAWFTMQTVIIRQQGPESPLRAALGRDLKGKASPFLYLAGIGMAFVAPVVADLIYALVALMWLIPDRRIGRAAIGETGSVQPKLRL, from the coding sequence ATGCGATCCGACAGACTGCTGGCGCTGACGGACGGCGTCATCGCGGTGATCATCACGATCATGGTGCTCGAATTAAAGCCCCCCGAGGGCACCGATCCCGCCGCGCTCGGCCACCTGGCGCTGATCTTCCTCAGTTATGCCCTCAGCTTCATCTACGTGGCGATCTACTGGAACAACCATCACCATTTCTTCCACCTCGCGCCGCGCGTCGACAGCGCGATCCTGTGGGCGAACTTCAACCTGTTGTTCTGGCTGTCGCTGATCCCTTTTGCCACCGCTTGGACCGGTGAGCATCCGTTCGCGCCGGTGCCGACCGCGGTCTACGGGGCCGCGCTCGGGATGACCGCGCTCGCATGGTTCACCATGCAGACGGTGATAATCCGGCAGCAGGGGCCCGAGTCGCCATTGCGCGCGGCGCTTGGGCGCGACCTCAAGGGCAAGGCGTCGCCGTTCCTGTATCTTGCGGGGATCGGCATGGCGTTCGTCGCGCCGGTGGTGGCCGACCTGATCTACGCCCTGGTCGCGCTGATGTGGCTAATCCCCGATCGCCGCATCGGCCGGGCCGCCATCGGCGAGACAGGTTCCGTTCAGCCCAAGCTGCGCCTATAG
- a CDS encoding 50S ribosomal protein L25/general stress protein Ctc, which yields MSEAMKLAASVRERAGKGASRAVRLTGRVPAVIYGNKTAPTTIHVPLKELTKLLSTGHFMNSVVEVEIDGVVERTLPRDVQFHPVSDRPIHIDFLRLAAGATIDVAVPVHFTDEDKSPGMKRGGTLNVVRHEIELSCPSDAIPDQIEISLAGLDIGDSVHISAVKLPDGVTPVIDDRDFTIVSLVAPSALQSADAAADEAVAAAAAAESAAAKIA from the coding sequence ATGAGCGAAGCGATGAAACTCGCGGCGTCGGTGCGCGAGCGGGCTGGCAAGGGAGCCTCCCGTGCCGTGCGTCTGACTGGTCGCGTACCTGCCGTTATCTACGGCAACAAGACCGCCCCCACCACGATCCACGTGCCGTTGAAGGAGCTGACCAAGCTCCTGTCGACCGGGCACTTCATGAATTCGGTTGTCGAGGTCGAAATCGACGGCGTCGTCGAGCGGACCCTGCCGCGCGACGTCCAGTTCCACCCGGTCAGCGACCGTCCGATCCACATCGACTTCCTGCGCCTTGCCGCCGGGGCGACGATCGATGTCGCGGTTCCGGTCCACTTCACCGACGAGGACAAGTCGCCCGGCATGAAGCGCGGCGGCACGCTCAACGTCGTGCGTCACGAAATCGAGCTGTCGTGCCCGTCGGATGCTATCCCCGACCAGATCGAAATCTCGCTGGCTGGCCTCGACATCGGCGACTCGGTTCACATCTCGGCAGTCAAGCTGCCCGATGGCGTGACGCCGGTGATCGACGATCGCGACTTCACCATCGTCTCGCTGGTCGCGCCGTCGGCGCTCCAGTCGGCCGATGCTGCCGCCGACGAAGCCGTCGCTGCTGCCGCTGCCGCCGAGTCGGCTGCCGCCAAGATCGCCTAA
- a CDS encoding LGFP repeat-containing protein, with protein sequence MILLLVASLALGRPAGAFQVYGEIGNKWRALGASSGPLGVPASDEGPAADGGRINSFKNGFVTWHPKYGAHAAWGLIGAKWNGLGRELGLGFPVTDEMPGASGGRYNDFSNNATIAFLQKAGTHAVIGLIRAKWIATGREGGTCGYPTTDEFGVQGGRRSNFQFGTISWIAGARAANAQCTGVAVKIDTAPVPAKG encoded by the coding sequence GTGATCTTATTGCTTGTGGCGAGTCTCGCATTGGGGCGGCCGGCAGGGGCGTTTCAGGTTTACGGCGAGATCGGCAACAAATGGCGCGCGCTCGGCGCGTCGTCTGGCCCGCTCGGCGTGCCGGCGAGCGATGAGGGACCGGCGGCCGATGGCGGCCGGATCAACAGCTTCAAAAACGGCTTCGTCACGTGGCACCCGAAGTACGGCGCGCATGCCGCGTGGGGGCTGATCGGCGCGAAGTGGAACGGCCTCGGCCGCGAACTCGGGCTCGGCTTCCCGGTCACCGACGAGATGCCTGGTGCAAGCGGCGGGCGCTACAACGACTTTTCGAACAACGCGACGATCGCCTTCCTGCAAAAGGCCGGTACCCACGCCGTCATCGGGCTGATCCGTGCGAAGTGGATCGCGACCGGTCGCGAGGGCGGCACCTGCGGCTATCCGACGACCGACGAATTCGGCGTCCAGGGCGGCCGCCGGAGCAATTTCCAGTTTGGCACGATCAGCTGGATCGCCGGCGCGCGCGCCGCCAACGCGCAATGCACCGGCGTCGCGGTCAAGATCGACACCGCACCCGTCCCCGCCAAGGGGTAG
- a CDS encoding DUF6481 family protein, producing MAFKLPDFNDRKATATAARQAVLDKFKAVPVATPEELAERAARAAAQEAKKIEKAQALKDRIAGEKAAVIASREAKEAAARKAAEDALITEEMKAAAKKAERDAKYAARKVAKKAAKR from the coding sequence ATGGCCTTCAAGCTACCCGATTTCAACGACCGCAAGGCCACCGCCACCGCCGCGCGTCAGGCCGTCCTCGACAAGTTCAAGGCCGTCCCCGTCGCCACCCCCGAGGAACTCGCCGAGCGAGCCGCCCGCGCCGCGGCGCAGGAAGCCAAGAAGATCGAAAAGGCGCAGGCGCTCAAGGACCGTATCGCCGGCGAAAAAGCTGCTGTGATCGCGTCACGCGAAGCCAAGGAAGCGGCTGCGCGCAAGGCCGCCGAGGACGCGCTGATCACCGAGGAAATGAAGGCGGCGGCGAAGAAGGCCGAACGCGACGCGAAATACGCCGCGCGCAAGGTCGCGAAGAAGGCGGCGAAGCGCTAA
- a CDS encoding ankyrin repeat domain-containing protein → MGAKLLALIDRLRNAPWVVIALLLASTVGALAQFTGATKTLVALLHPPKPDPRAELAKLNIAFTPEAMAKAATDGDARAVGLLLDAGMAVDAAPDPAQPPLMLAAQSGSVATVARLLAAGADPARNGAAGTALDFAVRYQHPEVVKLLIAKPLPPAVVFEAFVNAGYSGDVAAIRLLAPRLADKKAAATAALQALVVDTRDGPRAAPTVAALAALKPDLNAIDANGLSPLHRAVDADAITVLTALLKAGANPNVRAFCQYEANPVTATPLGCAATRGSSEGRASALALIAAHADIEARGPGGKTPLILAADNSDAAMTIVLLDAGADPRATDDKRRTALDYLRADKFHDLSDAIGALNRALAQRRL, encoded by the coding sequence ATGGGCGCAAAGCTGCTGGCGTTGATCGATCGACTCCGGAATGCACCGTGGGTAGTCATCGCGCTCTTGCTCGCATCGACGGTCGGCGCGCTCGCGCAGTTTACCGGCGCGACCAAGACCCTCGTCGCCCTGCTCCATCCGCCGAAGCCTGACCCGCGCGCCGAGCTCGCCAAGCTCAATATTGCCTTCACTCCCGAGGCGATGGCGAAGGCCGCGACCGACGGCGACGCGCGCGCCGTCGGGCTGCTGCTCGACGCCGGGATGGCCGTCGACGCCGCGCCCGACCCGGCACAACCGCCACTAATGCTTGCGGCGCAGTCGGGGTCGGTCGCGACGGTGGCGCGGCTGCTGGCGGCCGGCGCCGATCCCGCGCGCAATGGCGCGGCCGGGACCGCGCTCGACTTTGCCGTCCGCTACCAGCACCCCGAAGTCGTCAAACTGCTGATCGCCAAGCCGCTGCCACCAGCGGTGGTCTTCGAGGCCTTCGTCAACGCGGGCTATTCGGGCGACGTCGCTGCAATCCGATTGCTCGCTCCACGCCTTGCCGACAAAAAGGCGGCAGCGACGGCCGCGCTTCAAGCTCTGGTCGTCGACACCCGCGATGGTCCGCGCGCCGCCCCCACGGTAGCGGCGCTGGCGGCGCTCAAGCCTGACCTGAACGCGATCGATGCCAACGGGCTCTCGCCACTGCACCGCGCGGTCGACGCCGATGCGATCACTGTTCTGACCGCATTGCTAAAAGCCGGTGCGAACCCGAACGTCCGCGCTTTTTGCCAGTACGAGGCAAATCCGGTGACGGCGACGCCCTTGGGTTGCGCGGCGACGCGCGGTTCGTCCGAAGGCCGCGCAAGCGCGTTGGCACTGATCGCGGCGCACGCCGATATCGAGGCGCGCGGTCCGGGGGGCAAGACGCCGCTGATCCTCGCGGCTGACAACAGCGACGCCGCGATGACTATCGTGTTGCTCGATGCCGGTGCCGATCCGCGCGCGACCGATGACAAGCGCCGGACCGCGCTCGACTATCTCCGCGCCGACAAATTCCACGACCTTTCCGACGCGATCGGCGCGCTCAACCGAGCCTTAGCGCAACGTCGTTTGTGA
- a CDS encoding glycine--tRNA ligase subunit alpha — protein sequence MLHPRPSPATPLTFQDMILTLQQYWSERGCVILQPYDIEVGAGTFHPATVLRALGPEPWRAAYVQPSRRPSDGRYGENPNRLGAYYQFQVILKPSPPDIVDAYLGSLAAIGIDGRKHDIRFVEDDWESPTLGAWGLGWEVWCDGMEVSQFTYFQQVGGIDCAPVSGEITYGLERLATYIQGKDSVYDLQYNAHMTYGDVFRENEREFSAYSFKAADTELLFRQFTDAAGECRALVERGLPLPAYDQAIKASHIFNLLNARGVISVAERAAYIGRVRDLTKAVCEGWVAKNAARWAA from the coding sequence ATGTTGCACCCGCGACCATCTCCGGCGACGCCGCTGACCTTCCAGGACATGATCCTGACGCTCCAGCAGTATTGGAGCGAGCGCGGCTGCGTCATCCTCCAGCCGTACGACATCGAGGTCGGCGCCGGGACCTTCCACCCCGCCACCGTCCTCCGCGCGCTCGGCCCCGAGCCGTGGCGCGCCGCGTACGTTCAGCCGAGCCGCCGCCCGTCCGATGGCCGCTACGGTGAAAACCCCAACCGGCTCGGTGCCTATTATCAGTTCCAGGTCATCCTCAAGCCGTCGCCGCCCGATATCGTCGACGCGTATCTCGGCAGCCTCGCCGCGATCGGCATCGACGGGCGCAAGCACGACATCCGCTTCGTCGAGGACGACTGGGAGAGCCCGACGCTCGGCGCATGGGGGCTCGGGTGGGAGGTGTGGTGCGACGGTATGGAGGTGTCGCAATTCACCTATTTCCAGCAGGTCGGCGGTATCGACTGCGCCCCCGTCAGCGGCGAGATCACCTACGGCCTCGAACGGCTGGCGACGTATATCCAGGGCAAGGATTCGGTCTACGACCTCCAATACAACGCGCACATGACCTACGGCGACGTCTTCCGCGAGAACGAGCGCGAGTTCAGCGCGTACAGCTTCAAGGCCGCCGACACCGAATTGCTGTTCCGCCAGTTCACCGACGCTGCCGGCGAATGCCGCGCGCTCGTCGAGCGTGGCCTGCCGTTGCCCGCCTACGACCAGGCGATCAAGGCGAGTCACATCTTCAACCTGCTCAACGCCCGCGGGGTGATCTCGGTCGCCGAGCGTGCCGCGTATATCGGCCGCGTGCGCGACCTGACGAAGGCGGTGTGCGAGGGCTGGGTGGCGAAGAACGCGGCGCGGTGGGCGGCGTGA
- a CDS encoding RBBP9/YdeN family alpha/beta hydrolase, with product MRDERQTRILLVPGLGGSGAGHWQMIWAGARSRARIVQQTSWDEPTVVGWVDGIDAAIDAADTPVVLVAHSLGCVAVAHWAERVPDSRRVVGALLVAPCDVERGDACAAITRFAPAPAAALPFRSTVVASRDDPYVEFGRAQCFATRWGSAFVDAGAIGHINAASRLGDWSFGQVLLDDVLAAARDHRHVRVATLRSDLSPAPPCFGP from the coding sequence ATGCGCGACGAGCGGCAGACACGGATCTTGCTCGTCCCCGGGCTTGGCGGCTCGGGAGCCGGGCACTGGCAGATGATCTGGGCCGGCGCGCGATCGCGGGCGCGGATAGTTCAGCAGACGTCGTGGGATGAGCCGACCGTCGTCGGCTGGGTCGACGGCATCGATGCCGCGATCGACGCTGCCGATACTCCCGTCGTCCTCGTCGCACACAGCCTTGGCTGCGTCGCGGTCGCGCATTGGGCCGAGCGCGTGCCCGATTCGCGGCGGGTCGTCGGCGCACTGCTCGTTGCGCCCTGCGATGTCGAACGCGGCGATGCGTGCGCCGCAATCACGCGCTTCGCCCCCGCTCCAGCCGCTGCGCTGCCGTTCCGCTCGACCGTCGTCGCCAGCCGCGACGACCCGTATGTCGAGTTTGGACGCGCGCAGTGCTTCGCGACGCGCTGGGGGAGCGCCTTCGTCGACGCCGGGGCGATCGGTCATATCAACGCGGCGAGCCGCCTCGGCGACTGGAGCTTCGGACAGGTTTTGCTCGACGATGTTCTCGCGGCGGCGCGCGATCACCGCCATGTCCGCGTCGCGACGCTGCGCAGCGACCTGTCGCCCGCGCCGCCGTGCTTCGGACCCTAG
- a CDS encoding TraB/GumN family protein encodes MRLFPLLAAAIVAVPLALAAPAAAEPAMWHVHDADTDITLFGTIHALPAGSKWLSPKIAARVDAADTLVLETVLPDDPAGLGPLVAMLGEKRGLPPLSARVAPSKRAALLAGETALGLPAARLDGMKTWLAAIALGDGAVSQLGLTAGDGVEATLTARAKGQNKPVIGLETPEAQLRLFDNLSETDARALLDSTVDDLSTARDDTNALVAYWQAGETEALAKDFDKGFQATPNLESALLTNRNKAWADWIAARLATPGRVFVAVGAGHLGGRNSVVKLLEAKGLTVERLP; translated from the coding sequence ATGCGCCTGTTCCCCCTGCTCGCCGCCGCCATTGTTGCCGTCCCGCTGGCACTGGCCGCTCCCGCCGCCGCCGAACCCGCGATGTGGCACGTCCACGACGCCGATACCGATATAACCTTGTTCGGCACGATCCATGCGCTGCCCGCAGGGAGCAAGTGGCTGAGCCCGAAGATCGCCGCGCGGGTCGACGCCGCCGATACGCTGGTTCTCGAAACCGTGCTGCCCGACGACCCCGCCGGGCTCGGGCCGCTCGTGGCGATGCTTGGCGAGAAGCGCGGCCTGCCGCCGCTCAGCGCACGCGTCGCGCCGTCGAAGCGCGCGGCTTTGCTCGCGGGGGAGACGGCGCTCGGGCTGCCGGCGGCGCGACTCGACGGGATGAAGACATGGCTTGCGGCGATTGCGCTCGGCGACGGCGCGGTCAGTCAGCTCGGCCTGACCGCGGGCGACGGGGTCGAGGCGACGCTGACCGCGCGAGCGAAGGGCCAGAACAAGCCGGTGATCGGGCTCGAGACCCCCGAAGCGCAGCTGCGGCTGTTCGATAACCTGTCCGAAACCGATGCGCGCGCGTTGCTCGATTCGACCGTCGACGATCTGTCGACCGCGCGCGACGATACCAATGCGCTCGTCGCTTACTGGCAGGCGGGCGAGACCGAGGCGCTGGCGAAGGATTTCGACAAGGGTTTCCAGGCGACGCCGAATCTCGAGAGCGCGTTGCTAACCAACCGCAACAAGGCGTGGGCCGACTGGATCGCGGCGCGGCTGGCAACCCCGGGCCGGGTGTTCGTCGCGGTCGGCGCGGGGCATCTCGGCGGCCGGAACAGCGTCGTCAAGCTGCTCGAGGCGAAGGGGCTGACGGTCGAGCGGCTGCCCTAG
- the pth gene encoding aminoacyl-tRNA hydrolase has protein sequence MQIFAGLGNPGAVHAGQRHNIGFMAADAIHSRWRFDPWRTRFQGLAADGRIGTEKVVLLKPATFMNDSGRSVAEALRFYKLGTDALTVLYDELDLVPFKVRVKRGGGAAGHNGIRSIDSHLSDPEYRRVRLGIGHPGHKDRVLGYVLGNFAKTEIEDREAMLDAVAAEAEWLVTGDDVRFTNDVALRLG, from the coding sequence GTGCAAATCTTCGCCGGCCTCGGCAATCCAGGGGCTGTCCACGCCGGCCAGCGCCACAATATCGGTTTCATGGCCGCCGACGCGATCCATTCGCGCTGGCGGTTCGACCCGTGGAGGACCCGCTTTCAGGGCCTCGCTGCCGACGGGCGGATCGGGACCGAGAAGGTCGTGCTGCTCAAGCCCGCGACGTTCATGAACGATAGCGGCCGCTCGGTCGCCGAGGCGCTGCGCTTCTACAAACTAGGCACCGACGCGCTTACCGTGCTGTACGACGAACTCGACCTCGTGCCGTTCAAGGTCCGGGTCAAGCGCGGCGGGGGTGCGGCGGGCCACAACGGCATCCGCTCGATCGACTCGCATTTGTCCGACCCCGAATACCGCCGCGTCCGCCTCGGCATCGGCCACCCCGGGCACAAGGACCGCGTGCTGGGCTACGTCCTCGGCAATTTCGCCAAGACCGAGATCGAGGACCGCGAGGCGATGCTCGACGCCGTCGCCGCCGAAGCCGAATGGCTCGTCACCGGTGACGACGTGCGCTTCACAAACGACGTTGCGCTAAGGCTCGGTTGA
- a CDS encoding adenine phosphoribosyltransferase has translation MNDDLRALVRTIPDFPHPGIMFRDITTLLLDGPGFARSVELMAEQVGTGFDLIAGIEARGFVFGAALANRLAKGMVLIRKKNKLPGAVIGVNYALEYGEDRVEIHADAVTPGARVLIVDDLIATGGTALAAAQLLRAAGAIVTHAIFVIDLPALGGAERLRAAGVEVDALLAFDGE, from the coding sequence ATGAACGACGACCTTCGCGCCCTCGTCCGCACCATCCCAGACTTTCCCCACCCTGGGATCATGTTCCGTGACATCACCACGCTGCTCCTCGACGGTCCGGGCTTCGCGCGGTCGGTCGAGCTGATGGCGGAGCAGGTCGGGACCGGGTTCGACCTCATCGCTGGGATCGAGGCGCGCGGCTTCGTTTTCGGCGCGGCGCTCGCCAACCGTCTGGCCAAGGGCATGGTGCTGATCCGCAAGAAGAACAAGCTGCCGGGCGCGGTGATCGGGGTGAACTACGCGCTCGAGTACGGCGAGGACCGCGTCGAGATCCACGCCGACGCGGTGACGCCCGGCGCGCGCGTCCTGATCGTCGACGACCTGATCGCGACCGGCGGCACCGCGCTCGCAGCGGCTCAGCTCCTGCGCGCCGCAGGAGCAATCGTCACGCATGCGATCTTCGTCATCGACCTGCCCGCGCTCGGTGGCGCCGAACGGCTGCGCGCTGCTGGCGTCGAGGTCGACGCGCTCCTCGCCTTCGACGGCGAGTAA